In Pseudorasbora parva isolate DD20220531a chromosome 9, ASM2467924v1, whole genome shotgun sequence, the following proteins share a genomic window:
- the LOC137090217 gene encoding cytochrome b-c1 complex subunit 6, mitochondrial-like: protein MVLERETIKYGEPDEAEEEQAAIEEEDAEDGADEEEEEEEEEMVDPLETIRQRCEQTAHCMHTQERLEACETRVGSRSHTEEDCTEELFDFLHARDHCVAQKLFNSVK, encoded by the exons ATGGTTTTGGAAAGGGAAACGATCAAATATGGAGAGCCTGACGAGGCGGAGGAG GAACAAGCAGCAATAGAGGAGGAAGATGCAGAAGATGGTGCAGAtgaggaagaagaggaggaggaagaagagatGGTG GACCCCCTAGAAACAATAAGACAGAGATGTGAGCAGACGGCACATTGCATGCACACACAAGAAAGACTAGAAGCTTGTGAAACTCGAGTTGGCTCGCGGTCACACACTGAAGAGGACTGCACAGAAGAGCTGTTCGACTTTCTACATGCACGGGACCACTGC GTTGCACAAAAGCTCTTCAATTCAGTTAAATGA
- the nsun4 gene encoding 5-methylcytosine rRNA methyltransferase NSUN4, producing the protein MAAYVCTRFCINTFKDSITFIQRRFRVKTKWAATRPKFPATELALHNFDTTYSMQLGHLWPSVRVAMLCEQKYGALINSFSSEPHVITDLEAQGCRDYISIDSPRNKVHQFSQDSTTSHRDLTVLEPAALQHSISPDIKCLVFPQGDTSRFKPARPDSSGILGYYLLDAASVLPVLALDVQPGHKVLDLCAAPGGKTLALLQAHSVDYIWANDLSVSRTARLRRTLQSYVPKELLDENKIHITSTDGRQLGLTKEKSFDRVLVDVPCTTDRHSVMVEENNLFKRSRTKERQKLPLLQTQLLLAGIQASRQGGHIVYSTCSLSQLQNECVVQQAISLAQEELGITVQVLDLRWFAQHFSDTFHFAPQLSVGELVLPHLCANFGPIYMCKLQRIN; encoded by the exons ATGGCAGCGTACGTATGCACGAGATTTTGTATAAATACATTCAAAGACTCGATTACATTTATTCAGCGACGGTTTcgagttaaaacaaaatgg GCAGCAACAAGACCCAAGTTTCCAGCTACTGAACTTGCTCTGCACAACTTTGACACAACGTACAGTATGCAGTTAGGGCACCTGTGGCCCTCTGTTCGAGTTGCCatgctgtgtgaacaaaagtaTGGAGCACTGATCAACAGTTTCTCTTCAGAACCTCATGTAATCACGGATTTAGAAGCTCAAGGATGTAGAGACTACATCAGTATTGACTCTCCCAGAAATAAAGTACATCAATTTTCACAGGACTCCACAACCTCACACAGAGATTTAACAGTGCTGGAACCTGCTGCTCTTCAACACAGTATAAGTCCTGATATCAAATGTCTTGTTTTTCCACAAGGGGACACATCTAGATTTAAGCCTGCAAG ACCTGATAGCAGTGGTATTTTGGGATATTACCTTCTGGATGCTGCGTCTGTGCTGCCTGTACTGGCGCTGGACGTCCAGCCTGGACACAAAGTGCTGGATCTGTGTGCAGCTCCTGGAGGGAAGACCCTTGCTCTTCTGCAGGCACATTCAGTCG ATTATATATGGGCGAATGACTTGTCAGTTTCCCGCACAGCACGATTACGCAGGACTCTTCAGAGCTACGTACCTAAAGAGTTACTGGATGAAAACAAAATCCACATCACATCCACTGATGGTCGGCAGTTAGGCCTGACCAAGGAGAAAAGCTTTGACAGA GTCCTTGTAGATGTCCCCTGCACCACAGACAGACACTCCGTAATGGTGGAGGAGAACAATTTATTTAAGAGGTCCAGAACCAAAGAGAGACAGAAACTTCCCCTCTTGCAAACACAGCTTCTTCT GGCTGGGATCCAGGCCTCGCGCCAGGGTGGACACATAGTGTACTCTACATGTTCCCTGTCCCAGCTGCAGAATGAGTGTGTGGTGCAACAGGCCATAAGTCTCGCTCAGGAGGAGCTGGGAATCACAGTACAGGTTCTGGATCTCAGATGGTTCGCTCAACACTTTTCTGACACTTTCCACTTTGCGCCACAGTTAAGTGTCGGGGAACTGGTTTTGCCACACCTGTGTGCCAACTTTGGACCTATTTATATGTGTAAATTACAACGAATAAACTAG
- the dmbx1a gene encoding diencephalon/mesencephalon homeobox protein 1-A: MQHYGVNGYSLHAMNSLSAMYNLHQQAAQQAQHAPDYRPSVHALTLAERLADIILEARYGSQHRKQRRSRTAFTAQQLEALEKTFQKTHYPDVVMRERLAMCTNLPEARVQVWFKNRRAKFRKKQRSLQKEQLQKQKDVSTDGALGTSDKDDTPSNLTLENQPPSSSSSSSSMEAEAAPHALASELSVELNVTSAEQSGSESATEDNATDKEEEIKQHREDLKVEKEPAPGSLSPLCKRLSPKPDSPLGSPAISSSSSGVTSGISQSHSYSSSPLSLFRLQEQFRQHMAATNNLVHYPSFDMATPSSIPYLGMNVNMPAPLGSLPCQSYYQSLSHHAQQVWNSPLLQASGGLPSHNSKTTSIENLRLRAKQHAASLGLDTLPN; the protein is encoded by the exons ATGCAACACTACGGAGTAAACGGATACTCTCTCCACGCCATGAACTCGTTGAGCGCCATGTACAACCTGCATCAACAGGCGGCGCAACAAGCGCAGCACGCGCCTGATTACCGGCCGTCCGTTCACGCGCTCACCCTCGCGGAGAGACTGGCTG ATATCATACTCGAGGCTCGCTACGGCTCTCAACATCGCAAACAACGCCGCAGTCGCACCGCTTTTACGGCCCAGCAGCTGGAGGCTTTGGAGAAGACTTTCCAGAAAACGCACTATCCTGATGTTGTGATGCGGGAGCGCCTGGCCATGTGCACCAACCTACCTGAGGCACGCGTGCAG GTATGGTTCAAGAACCGCCGTGCAAAGTTTCGTAAGAAGCAGCGAAGCCTCCAGAAAGAGCAACTGCAGAAGCAGAAAGACGTCTCAACAGATGGAGCCCTAGGAACAAGCGATAAAGATGACACCCCCTCCAATTTAACTCTTGAGAACCAGCCACCTTCGTCatcctcttcttcctcctccatGGAAGCAGAGGCAGCTCCCCATGCACTGGCATCAGAACTTAGTGTTGAGCTTAACGTGACATCGGCAGAGCAGTCAGGCAGCGAGTCGGCCACAGAGGACAATGCAACCGACAAAGAGGAGGAGATAAAGCAGCACAGAGAAGATCTGAAAGTTGAGAAAGAACCAGCACCTGGAAGCCTTTCCCCTCTTTGCAAACGTCTCAGCCCCAAACCAG ACTCTCCTCTTGGTTCCCCGGCCATCTCATCTTCCTCTAGCGGGGTGACCAGCGGGATCTCTCAGAGTCACTCGTACTCCTCGTCTCCGCTCAGCCTCTTCCGTCTGCAGGAGCAGTTTCGCCAGCACATGGCCGCCACTAACAACCTGGTTCACTATCCGTCTTTCGACATGGCTACCCCATCGTCTATACCGTACCTGGGCATGAACGTCAACATGCCAGCGCCCCTGGGCTCCCTCCCATGCCAGTCCTACTATCAGTCTCTGTCCCACCACGCGcaacaggtttggaacagccCTCTGCTGCAGGCCTCTGGAGGCCTTCCTAGCCACAACAGCAAGACCACCAGCATTGAGAACCTACGCTTGCGGGCCAAGCAGCACGCGGCGTCACTGGGCCTGGACACGCTGCCCAACTAA